The nucleotide sequence ACAGAAGTTGCTGGCTCCACAGCAGGTGAACTTCCATCTGTATAAGGGTGGAAATGAGGTTTGAATTATGATATATGTTTTGTATTGACCTTGTAATTCACATTATAATAGGGTTGTTCAACAAAAACAGTACCTCCGTCAACCCTGTGTCACTTTTAGGATTTTACACCATTTAATCCCCAAATATCTCTAAATTTTACCAttattgtaaagccctagttattttgtttgatttgacaaagtcatttcttgaagatttgtatttatttaatgtgaATAGTGATTAATTTACATCTCACCTTCTGTCCTCGTGCTTGTTGTCATGATAGCTGTTCATCCCTGTGATGACCTGGTGGCTTGGGCATTGGTAGTTGAAAGGTTTGTCGAAGTCATTTACGTAGGAGGATGTGAAGCAGTTAGTTGCTGAGTCAAACGTGGCTTTGCACCCAAAGTCCCAGAGACGGTCTTCATATTTGTTGTCATGCTCACTAAAATTGGAAAAATACATTACAATGCACAAATTAATAGTTGAAtttatacaaaaaaaaacatttatgcaTGTTGTAGGTTTTATTGTTGCCCAACATATTTTGTCCGGAATGCAATTGCAATAACCTAAATCCAAAATACAGAGTTAAACTCTAATTTTAAACTCTTTAAATTTCTCAAAATGGAAAATTGCAAATCTGAATCAACAGCAACTCTGTTGATATGCAACAGCTTGCTAAGGGTTTGAGAAAGATTAGGGTTAACTCAGCACCGCAGCAGCAAAATGCTCACTCTGATTTGGAAACCTGTGCTTGTGAGTCAGTGCAGAATTCAGGTTTTGGAGAAGATTGGTTGTATGGAACATAAGGAATCACCTCACTATGCGAGAGATGGATTGTCCTGATGGGCAATTAAAATCCAAAGGC is from Oncorhynchus gorbuscha isolate QuinsamMale2020 ecotype Even-year linkage group LG14, OgorEven_v1.0, whole genome shotgun sequence and encodes:
- the LOC123994515 gene encoding dermatopontin-like, which translates into the protein MTRANVFILLLAGVLVNGKDLRWQNSYDQPLDFNCPSGQSISRIVSEHDNKYEDRLWDFGCKATFDSATNCFTSSYVNDFDKPFNYQCPSHQVITGMNSYHDNKHEDRRWKFTCCGASNFCTDSCQWTNYVNWFDEAFTLNVPPNSYLIAAESYHDNKHEDRRWRYQYCTRRSC